CGCGCGAATTCGCCGCCGCGCGGGTCGCGGCTGGCGGTGGCGGGGCAATTTGCGCCGTCGCGTCAGTCAGCGGAATGATGGCGGCCAACAGGCACGCCCCTTATGGCGCGGCCAAGGCTGGTCTCATGCACCTCGTCAAGACGATGGCAGCGGAATGGGCCGTTCACGGCATTCGCGTAAATGCCGTGGCGCCAGGCACGATCGTCACGCCGCGCTTGCCCGATACGCCGGACTGGCGCGAACGGGTCGAGGCCAGCCCGATGCCGATGCAGCGGCGCGGAACGGTCGACGAGATCGCGGGACCGGTTGTGTTTCTGTGTTCAGGTCTTGCCAGCTATGTCACCGGCCAAACGCTCGCTGTCGACGGGGGCCTGACGATCGGCAACAGCATGGCGATACCAGCAAAGCTGAAGAGCGCGCGCCCCGACGACTGAGGGCTTGACCGCCCATGTCACGCCACGACCGATTGCCGATTGGCGTCCACCAGGCGGCGCCAGGCATCGATGTAGCGCGCCAGCCAGCGGCTCTTATCGCCCCTGCGCCAGATGATCTCGACGGGTATGCTGATTTCGATTCCCTCCACGACGACGCACTTGAAGTCTTCGGGTGTTCCGATCAACTCCGGCATCCAGGCGACACCGCCTTCTGTGGCCAGCAACGTCAAAATACCTGATATCGTAGCCGCCCGGTTGGCGATGCGCGGCTCGAAGCCGACCGCGCGGCATTTTTCGAGAAGATCCTGTTGCAGGCCGGGATTGCGGTCGGTCGCGATATGGACGAAATTTTCATCGGCCAGTTCCTCGAGCCGCACAACATCCTGACCGGCAAGCCTGTGATCCCTCTGCAGCGCCAGAAGGTAGCGGTCCTGCACGACCGTCAAATGCTCGACATCTTTGGTCAGAGCAGGATCGCCGTAGATCAGGCCGATGTCGATCTCACGTCGTTGCAACGCCCCCGGCTGGTCCATAGAAGGCATGGGCACATAGCTGACGGTCAGACCAGGAACGTCGAGGCGCACGTCGCGCAGGATGGCAGCGAGCCGGCTCTTGCGTCCGATATCTTCCTGTAGCCCCATGCGAAGGCTGGATTCTTGGGTCGCGGCAAAGGCGCGCAGATCCTCGTTGGCCTTCTCGAAGGCAGCCATGAGACCGCGGATCCGGTCCGCATATATGACGCCGGCCGCAGACAGCTTCACCCGTCGTCCGAACCGTTCGAACAGTTCCACGCCCAGATCCGCCTCCAGATGCTGGATTTGCCGGGAGAAGGCGGAATGGACGATGTTCAGACGATCAGCGGCGCGACCGAAATGTTCTTCATCGGCGGCGGCGAGAAAACACTGAAGTCGACGGAAATTCATGTCTGGCGACCAGATTGCATGTCAGTGGTTCGGGCTTGGCTCTGGTCGGACATCATCGGTCTTCTTCGGACGGCCACACTTGCGCCGACACGCAGGCACGGTAAGCCGGCAGGCCAGCGGTGAGAAGGACGGCCGCCAACGGCAGGGAAACGCCCGCAAGCACGGCCAAAGCATAACGCAGCGACGCCTCCTCCCCAAAGACAAATTGAGTCAGCGCGGCGACTGCCGTGGGGCCAAGGCCCACCCCCGCGACGCTCGCGGTAAGGATATAGATGGCGCCCATCTGCCCCCTGAGATGCGATGGCGTGATATACTGCACCGCAGCAGCGGCTATGCCTGTCGTAAGGCCGGTTGCCATGAGGCTGAACGCCATGAGGCCCAATGCCAGATTCACGCTGTCGACCAGGTACATGCTCACGGACGGTGCCAGGGCCAGGACCGCGGCAAAGGCCATGACCCGGGGATAGGCGTCCTTGTATCCCGCCTGCAGCATCCGGTCGCCGAGGACGCCTCCCAACAGAAGGCCAACGACGCCGCAAACGCCCAACTGCACGCCGAAATAGATGCCGATCGTCGAGGCGGGCATACTGTGGCTGCGGATGAAAAAGGCGGGAATCCAAGCCATCGATCCATAGACGGCAAGGGACAGCATGCAAGTTCCGCCAAACTGGAAGAGAAAGGCGCGGCCGTGGCTGCGGATATATCGCGGTGCCTCCAACCAGCTCACGGACTTGCCGACCCGCTCCGGATGCACCCGGCGCGCAGGTTCGCGCACCGTGAGCAGGAGGAGAAGTGACAGTATGATCCCGGGGAGGCAGAGCGCGACGAAAACGAGGCGCCAGCCCTCAATCGTTCCCACGATCGGCAAGGTGACAAAGGGGACGCTCGAAGCGAAAGCGATCACGCTTCCGCCAATGGCAAGCGCCGCACCCGTTCCCAGAGGATTACCAATCACATAGGTCGATATGGCGCGCCCGAGCTTGTTGGGAGGAAAGCTGTCCGATATCATCGAATAAGCCGACGGCGATAATGTGGCCTCCGCCGCTCCGACGATCATGCGCGCGATGAAAATTGCGGCGAAACTCCCCGCAATGCCGCATGCTGCGGTGGCGACGCTCCAGATCAATATGCCAGTGACGATCAGATTACGCCGGTTTATCCGGTCCGCCAGATAGCCGCAGGGCACCCCCATGATGACGTAGAACAGAGCAAACGCCGCGCCGATGAGGAGGCTCACCTGAAAGTCGGAGATGGCAAAGCTCTGTTTGATCGGGTCGATGAGCAGGCTCATCACCATCCGGTCCGCGAAGGACAGCGAATAGGCCGCGACAAGAACCCAGACCATATACCATGCGCGGCCAGACGAAACAGGTACCCGATGCTCGTCCGTTGATCCCGCAGACATCGTTTCTCTCCGCATATCACTTGTTTTTTCTGAATCGATTGAGGCAAGTTCAGGCCGCGAATTCTATGTCGATGTCGGCTTCTGTCGCATCGGCAGCAGACGCCGACACCGGAATCAGTAGGATTTCGGCAGGTCCAGCACCTTTTCCGCAACGAAGCTCAATATCATCTGCTCGGTAATGGGCGTGATCACCGGCAGAATCGATTCGCGGAACAATCGCTCCACCTGATATTCCTTGGCATAGCCCATGCCGCCATGAGTCATTACCGCGCGCTTGCATGCCTCGAAACAGGCGCGGGCACCCAGCAGCTTGGCGGCATTGGCTTCCGCGCCACAGGGCTTTCCAGCGTCGTACAGATAAGCAGCCCGCATGGTCATCCAGAATGCGGCTTCCAGCTCAATCCAGTTCTCGGCGAGCGGATGCTGAATGCCCTGGTTCTGGCCGATCGGGCGGCCGAACACCTGTCGCTCGCGGGCATATTGAGCGGCGCGCGACAGGGCATTCTGGCCAAAACCGACAGCCTCAACTGCGACAAGGATCCGTTCGGGGTTGAGGCTATGCAGAATGTAGTGAAAGCCTTTGCCCTCCTCGCCGATGCGGTCTTCGTCCGGAACGAAGTAATCGTCGATGAAGGTGGCGTTGGAATCGACCGCGTTGCGGCCCATCTTGGGAATGCGCCGCACTTCAATCTGCGACTTGTCGAGATCGGTGTAGAACAGCGTCATGCCGTCGGTCGGCTTACGGCACTCCTCCTTTGGAGTAGTCCGGGTGAGCAGCAGGATCTTGTTCGCGACCTGGCCCGACGAGGTCCAGATCTTTCTCCCCGTGACGCGGTAGCCGCCGTCGACCTTGGTCGCGAAAGTCTTGATGCTGGTGGTGTCCAGGCCGGCATCGGGCTCGGTCACGCCGAAGCATGCGCGATCGGTGCCCGCGATCAGCGGCTTCAGCATCCGCTCCTTCTGCTCCGGCGTGCCGAACACAACGACGGCGTGCGGCCCGAACAGGTTGAGGTGCAGCGTACTTGCCGAATTATAGCCGCCGCAGCCCGACGTCACGGTATGCATCATGATCGCGGCTTCGGTCACGCCCAGATTGGCGCCGCCCAGTTCCTCGGGCATGGTGATGCCGAGCCAGCCCGCATCGGCCATCGCCTTGTGAAATTCAAAGGGGAAGCTCTTTGTCTCCTCCTTATCCGACCAATATTCGTCATCGAACCGGTCGACCACGCGCTTCACGCCGTCCCGGATCGCCTCATGCTCGGCGGAAAGTTCGATCTCCATGTATATTCTCCTGATGCCTCAAGCCTTCGTGCTGACCGGAGGCCGGATGACGATTTCCTGCAGATTGATGTCGATGGGCTGTTCGAGAACATAGCGCACCATGTTGGCGATATGCTGCGGGTCGGAAATGAGCCGTTCCGTGCCGGGACCGCCGAATTCAAAGCCGTTCTCGGCAAAAGCAGCGGCGATTGTCGCAAGCTGCTCCGGCTGAAATCCGCGTGCAAGTTGGGTCGCGAAACCGCCGGGGACCAGCGAGCAGACGCGGATGTCGTCCTGCTCAAGCTCCTCGCGCAAGGTATCGCCGATAGCGAGCACAGCGCGCTTGGTGATGCCGTAGACGCCGGGAACCTCGAACCGGGCCTGCACCGAACCGATGTTGACGAGGTGGCCGGGCTTGCCATGCGCGCGCATTGCCTCGACCGCCGCCTTGCACCCTTCGAGCGTCGCCATGACGTTGATGTCCAACATCGCCTGCCACCGGTCGATGGTGCCGCTCAGGATCGGTTCCGGGTACATGACGCCGGCATTGTTCACGAGCGCGAACAGATGCGAATGTGCGCCTGCCACCTCTGCCACCAGCGTGGCGAGCGGGCCGCGTTCACGCAGGTCCATGGGTGCCGCATGCGCCTGCGGCCCGCCGGCTTCGGCGATCAACCGCGTCGTTGCGGCAAGCTCTCCGGCATCGCGACCCACCAGCCATAGCTCGGCCCCCGCACGGCCCAGTTCCACGGCGATCGAACGTCCAATTCCGCTTGACGCGCCGGTCACGATGATCGCCTTACCCTGCATCGCTTGTGTCATCCCGTCATTCTCCCGCCTTTGGCTGGTGGCCCTATTTCAGACCGAATTTCTGAAAAATTCGCCCGCGCCTCGTCCCTACCGCAGGCGGCCATGAACAGCGCATTGGCCACGTCGTCCCCGTCCTCTGGACCGTGGCGCATTCCTGCCCTGGCGTCACAGACGCATCGGCAGTTCGAGATGATCGGCGTAGATGCGATCGCGGAACGCCAGAAGGTCGGCGGCCGCCTCGACCAGTGCCGGGTCATGCTCGGTATAGGTCGCACGCATCGCGTCATCGAGACGACAATGGTCCTGCGGCAAGGGTCGAACCATCGCCATGAAACAGGCGCAATAGATGTCCGCCGCCGTCAGCGTGTCGCCCACAAGATAGCGGCTGCCCCGCGCCATCTGTTCGCGCAATCGATCGGTCAGGAGACCCAGCACCGAAAGGACGCGCCCATGGGCGCGGTAAGCATCGCCGGCGCCGTACTTGCGCCGCATCCGGTCGAAGCCTTCGCGCGCCTCGTCAGGCGCGGCGGCCATCGCCACCTCGGCGCGTGCGAAAAACAGCAAGCGCTTGTTCCAGCCGAAACCGTCTTCGCCGCACAGCGCATGGGCAAGGCCGAACATCGTCGCACGGTCGCGCTCGTCGGCAGGGATCAGCGCCGGT
This region of Sphingobium sp. MI1205 genomic DNA includes:
- a CDS encoding SDR family NAD(P)-dependent oxidoreductase, whose protein sequence is MMNKGEGLDFSGRTALVVGAGAGIGEAIVGLLARHGCNVACVDVDGERAEAVAGQARHLGVSACAIAANILDDDEAAGVVASAQQALGPVDILITVVGSTAFRPLLETSADDWDKEQQINLRYVFIVAREFAAARVAAGGGGAICAVASVSGMMAANRHAPYGAAKAGLMHLVKTMAAEWAVHGIRVNAVAPGTIVTPRLPDTPDWRERVEASPMPMQRRGTVDEIAGPVVFLCSGLASYVTGQTLAVDGGLTIGNSMAIPAKLKSARPDD
- a CDS encoding LysR family transcriptional regulator, with product MNFRRLQCFLAAADEEHFGRAADRLNIVHSAFSRQIQHLEADLGVELFERFGRRVKLSAAGVIYADRIRGLMAAFEKANEDLRAFAATQESSLRMGLQEDIGRKSRLAAILRDVRLDVPGLTVSYVPMPSMDQPGALQRREIDIGLIYGDPALTKDVEHLTVVQDRYLLALQRDHRLAGQDVVRLEELADENFVHIATDRNPGLQQDLLEKCRAVGFEPRIANRAATISGILTLLATEGGVAWMPELIGTPEDFKCVVVEGIEISIPVEIIWRRGDKSRWLARYIDAWRRLVDANRQSVVA
- a CDS encoding MFS transporter; translated protein: MSAGSTDEHRVPVSSGRAWYMVWVLVAAYSLSFADRMVMSLLIDPIKQSFAISDFQVSLLIGAAFALFYVIMGVPCGYLADRINRRNLIVTGILIWSVATAACGIAGSFAAIFIARMIVGAAEATLSPSAYSMISDSFPPNKLGRAISTYVIGNPLGTGAALAIGGSVIAFASSVPFVTLPIVGTIEGWRLVFVALCLPGIILSLLLLLTVREPARRVHPERVGKSVSWLEAPRYIRSHGRAFLFQFGGTCMLSLAVYGSMAWIPAFFIRSHSMPASTIGIYFGVQLGVCGVVGLLLGGVLGDRMLQAGYKDAYPRVMAFAAVLALAPSVSMYLVDSVNLALGLMAFSLMATGLTTGIAAAAVQYITPSHLRGQMGAIYILTASVAGVGLGPTAVAALTQFVFGEEASLRYALAVLAGVSLPLAAVLLTAGLPAYRACVSAQVWPSEEDR
- a CDS encoding acyl-CoA dehydrogenase family protein; this translates as MEIELSAEHEAIRDGVKRVVDRFDDEYWSDKEETKSFPFEFHKAMADAGWLGITMPEELGGANLGVTEAAIMMHTVTSGCGGYNSASTLHLNLFGPHAVVVFGTPEQKERMLKPLIAGTDRACFGVTEPDAGLDTTSIKTFATKVDGGYRVTGRKIWTSSGQVANKILLLTRTTPKEECRKPTDGMTLFYTDLDKSQIEVRRIPKMGRNAVDSNATFIDDYFVPDEDRIGEEGKGFHYILHSLNPERILVAVEAVGFGQNALSRAAQYARERQVFGRPIGQNQGIQHPLAENWIELEAAFWMTMRAAYLYDAGKPCGAEANAAKLLGARACFEACKRAVMTHGGMGYAKEYQVERLFRESILPVITPITEQMILSFVAEKVLDLPKSY
- a CDS encoding SDR family oxidoreductase, giving the protein MTQAMQGKAIIVTGASSGIGRSIAVELGRAGAELWLVGRDAGELAATTRLIAEAGGPQAHAAPMDLRERGPLATLVAEVAGAHSHLFALVNNAGVMYPEPILSGTIDRWQAMLDINVMATLEGCKAAVEAMRAHGKPGHLVNIGSVQARFEVPGVYGITKRAVLAIGDTLREELEQDDIRVCSLVPGGFATQLARGFQPEQLATIAAAFAENGFEFGGPGTERLISDPQHIANMVRYVLEQPIDINLQEIVIRPPVSTKA
- a CDS encoding glutathione binding-like protein, producing MTDTVDIHGRYVSLADAVHAQGLRLVVTAGIPGPWVEAAKSILWVKRIDHLRVHHQAGAVNAPLTEWTGANSAPVAIFEDEPPRAGWAEILALAERIAPLPALIPADERDRATMFGLAHALCGEDGFGWNKRLLFFARAEVAMAAAPDEAREGFDRMRRKYGAGDAYRAHGRVLSVLGLLTDRLREQMARGSRYLVGDTLTAADIYCACFMAMVRPLPQDHCRLDDAMRATYTEHDPALVEAAADLLAFRDRIYADHLELPMRL